Genomic DNA from Dermacentor variabilis isolate Ectoservices chromosome 6, ASM5094787v1, whole genome shotgun sequence:
ggcagagaatttgtaatttcatattagttacgtgccttttccacgtcgtacaaaagtttcacacagatggctcttttcatggGTAACGTttgtagagatttattcgctgtgaCATCTGTCGAAATAATGTGTTTAAACAAGTCGCCCTCTGccataatgcagtattggcaccttttcagcacgtccgaTGTATCCTTTTTGATTACGCAAGACGGTATCTCGCTGCAGGCCTCAGTAATCTCTGCGTTTAGCGCTTCCGGTGTAATTGTAAGTTTGCGGTACACTGGGTCTCTCACATGTCCCCACAAGAAGATgtcaagaggtgtcaagtccggtgaccttgcaAGCCATGCCGCTGGTCCATGCCGCCCGACCCACTGGtgtttgaaggcttcgtcaagccaggctcgggcaaggctgctgctgtgagcctgtcgtgctgataccaagttcgctttaaaaacgcaagaggaagatAGATCACAGCGAAGatcttcgactgggccttccaagatgtcgttTACGTACCGCTGAGGAGTGAGCATGGGGaaaaaaatatggggccaattattcttccgtCAAAGATACTGCACCGCACACTCAGTGACCATCGGTCTGGTCTGCGCCAACCTATGCGGGTTCGTATCGCTCCCGTAATGCGCATTATAGATGTtgacttgagaatttctggagaaggttgcctgatttgtccagagcactttgtcaacaaaatccggtatttTGTCGCTGTTCACAAGGATCCAATTTGATAAATGAAGCCGCCATTGAGAGACTCTttattgcagcttttgatgcagttggaggtgatacGGATGCGTTTCAGCCTTCCTAAGGACCCttgacactgaagactttgaaatGCCGACATCACCACTCACGtcacgcacgctggaatgagggtttgcaTTCGTGAAAGCCAAAATGTCGCCTTCAGCCTCGTCGCTGAGGGTCCCCTTTCTGTGCCTCGTCTTCTTGAAGCTACTtgtttctttcagcgtcaagtaactcctcataattgtgttcgcgctaggtcttcccccacattgccaatttcggtACACCTTGGCAGCTTTCCACTTGTCGCCCCGTGCCGCTCCCAAGGAtaagaccatgttcgccttctgctcgcttgagtacggcatgctttagacactgcaaacaaattcttcgaaacgATTGCGCGGCACGACATTAGCagacagtcgagctcacatgcatctagccgctggcacagcttggaagaaaagcggcgttgtaacaaatgatgctccCTCTTGCACAGGTCTCGCACAAATGCTCTCTCTCGCATTGACTTGACCGCTGGAAAAAAAATGCTCTTCTCGTCACATCGGAATAAACCgctgatgacggcgcgttcttcggcgacaggcgcgagcggctgctAACGAGGCGCTTTTTCGGAgcgccgtcgccagccgctgccggtaatgtcagagccgagcgaaagttgaagccctttctcgtaagtgaagggaaggcgcggcGCTAGCGATGCTCTTACAAACCACTCATGACAGCGCTGTAATTGTGGCGCATTCGGGCGCATCATAGAgcttctcactatattacctagagggaaatctggctctgctgcgctgtggtatgcatgcgaatgccggtatattgcgacttcggattggcatcgttctcggagagccaggcaagcacagttccgtctgtcacaatgattcatattctactaaaactgcacgtaaaaagctgttttagctttattactacacaaaaacatgttttctttaaatataagaacttgttattgcatgtgcaattatatgatacgtaaaaagtatcagcgggccgctaaagttggaggacagacgacaagattcgcgctcacCTTGAAACATTTtgttgtctgttcttgcttttcttcccttcatcatgcattgtaggtgagtaaagatgcaatttgcgtgaatggaaacattttatgaatattttactttaagaacgcgttgtgtagccatatccacgttttagacgaagcctcttacaacaccagccaacacaaacCTCGCAGAcccatataccgtcattcccatgatggcacggcgccccttaagaaactcccatagacggtggagCCAGATTTCCCTCTTTGGTGTtataatgagaaactctatggggcaCATAGAGCGCGCTGTCccatggtgttctttttttttttaactccgcgggctttcgttcttcccgaataaaaacggcctcgctaagtctatctcgttggaagtacttgggttgggcaatatttgtgaagctccacaactttcctattgacgcctgaacatTTCAAGCTATACTTAAGAAGTAAATTAATTTGCGTCGGCTAATTACTCAAGAAATGACGAGCAAGAGAAGGGTACTGTGAGTTTATATAAACGCTAACACtatccacgcgatttctgttctgatgAATGCATAGTTCTTTTTTGTTCAaattgtttgtatatatatatatatatatatatatatatatatatatatatatagggcactTAACAAGGACAGCTTCGATGAGCTTAAATCGAATGAAATCAAACGTTATTTATGCAGCAAATCAATACCTGCTTTGGGAAGTATTCAGAAGTCTCATAACATGAAAGTGGTCATCGTTTGAGCTAGAAGTTACGTGGAAGTAAATAGATATGGTGAGATCGAAACAGAGCGACGTATTTATCTGTAAAAGCACAAATAGCGCTATTATGAATAAATAAACCACACCGTAAGATTGTTCACATGGGGAACATCGTAATAATACAGAATATAATAACAGCAAACTAAAGCAGTACATAATTGTTAGTGCCGACCGTTTAGGagtaaaaaaatgaatgaaatagCTTCTTCTTTAAATGCCACTAAATAATACCATTGCTCCGTACTCAATGGTATGTCATTCCGAAACTCTACAGCCGGGAATGCAGCAGTGTCGTTGCCAAATTAGTGCGTACTAGTGGCAACAAAAATTTTTGTCTTAGGCAAACCTGTAGTCGGGTTACAGTTAAATAAATGTTATTTTTTACAACACCTCTTTTCCTAATATACCGTTATTAGATACGTATGCAAGGATTCCTGGTTTATATTTCACTATTACTCCCTGATAAATCTCTATGTGTTGCTGAAGTAATATAGGTGGCGCTAGTGAATGTTGGATTAATTATCAGGGTGCCCATGGCTTCTTAGTCTTCGAAGTATTCATTCGGCAGTATATGGGATGGATAGGTCATTTTCCTGTCACGTCATGCAGTGAGTAGTATGGCTGCGGATTACCGCATACTGCATGTTAAATAAAGTAGACAAATTGAAATACCGCCGTGCTTTAATCAATGTTCTAGTAAAGTGAGCTGTCCTCTGTTTTCTTTATGACAAAGTAGAGAATGTTCATGATGGGAGTCAGTATTAATTCCTGCAAACTGGTAGATGTAAAACCTTTAATAAAATTATTATCAAGGCCTGTGTGTCAAAACTAAGGGGCGGTCAGTCACCCTAAATACTAAATTGGCTTTTCTTTTAACCATTGTCCGTACTGTACACTACGGTCAGACTCTTCGCTAGTTACTATTTCTTGCCTTTTCGTCGACTCTCATGTGCTACGCGTGCAATAATAGTTCGTTGCGTGCATTCACAGGTGAAGACTTCACCAGATGGAGGGAGTGCATGGCTGAAAAGCTGCCGACTGACGTAAGCATTCTCAACGGATGATTTCTTTTTCGAGCGAACTTGCAGAAAGAATAACGGTCTTTGGCTCCCGGGCAAGCCTCCCTTTATAGATTTAAAGCGGTCACTCGCAATGAAGACTTATTGTGTTGAAACTGCGAGCTGTGCCGCTAAATGCAAATCTTGTGCCTTGAGAGGGAAAGAAGTGAGAAGAtatgaaaggaagaaagaaaaataacaacaaactaagttaaatattattattcttttaaAGAACGACAAATCAAGGCCAGAAACCGTATTTCATAAGGGCCAATTTCTATATCCCATTAATTTCGTCTTCGGTTGTTGGCTCGAATACCGGCGAGCCGCTATTACGATCAGCCACTCAGCGCTTCCGATAAGAAGAACAAGAATGTAATGCATGTCTCCAAAGTACGGTCCCTGATATGCAAGCGTCAGAGAGTTTCCCCATCTACTGAGTGGCGTCAGAAAAGAAGCGTCATACTGGATAGAAATGCTGAAACAAGCTTGATTAGTACTTCCTGAATACAATGCGTCAGTTTTAGCTTGAGCCGGAACCCAAAGCTCAAAGAGAATGCCAAAGTAATTAACATTTTTAAGAAACGGCCAGCGATGCCCACATCGAAATTTTCGCTGCACCAGCTTTCCGTGACGCCTTCTTTCCTCATCCCTCATCCACTTTTCCAAGCTTCTGCAGGGTAGCCAATCCGACAGCCGTATAGTTTCTGATTTTCcacgtgttctttctttctttcttttctctcttccccGTGACAATGCCTTCTCCGAGCTTGTTTATTGTTTATCAAAAGCAAACGAAACGGGTCATACTCTACACGGATGTACGCCGGAACCCAATGCCCAAACCTTTGAGAGCTTCTGCTCCCATTAAAACGACGCAGATACGCTGTATCGGCGCGACTATTGCCTCCAAGGCAGGCGAAGAAGATGATGGAATCACGTGTCGGTtgcgcgagaatagaacacgctagcgcgctcAACCAGAGCGGCCGCGGTGTCGGCCGCCCCCGGGATCCCGCTGCACcttggctggccggcctaaataaaccatgctcatatatatatatatatatatatatatatatatatatatatatatatatatatatatatatatatatatatatatatatatatatatatatatatatatatatatatatatagtcattcGTGAGTCGCTAAAGTAAATGGAATTACTTGTGGCTCCCGTGAGCAGTATGTGATCGACGTTTAAGATGCCATAACTACACCAATACGTATGGAAGATTGATGTTTAAAATGTGATCGAGCTTATAGAGCTACTCTTGACACTGGTCTggttttctatttttgttttcctCAGAAAGCACAGGAGTACGAAAACTGCCGCAACCACTCCCGTGGCACTGAGATGCGCAAGTTCAGACAGGTGAGAAATGCTCTTTTCCCGCCGGCGTCTACATCTCCCTATTAAAGATGATGCACCATATATACAAAAGTGAAACTGGCATTGTAAAAAATCGGTATTTCAAATCACTTCGCTACATATTTCAGAAAGAAAAGTCAATGCCAACAAAAAGATAGAGAAGCATTACGTTGTGCTGATGCCGCCATAACAATTTTAAGCACTCGCTTCCTgcctttatttcgttctttctttcccttttttcttgTGCCATTGGAGATTTGAATAAGCTGCAAAGCGCTCCGGTTCGTTCGCAGAATATTCTAAGCGTTGTCAAAATGCGTTCTACTCAATTATTGACATGTCCGAAATGTGTAAAATTTGTCGCTTGAAGTACACAAGACTGTATGCAACTGACGTTTCTTTTTTATGAGTGCTTGTTTGTGACTGCTGATTGTTTATGTCATGTTTATACGTCTTCGTAGTGCGACTTCAACAATATGCCTATTCTAGGTTTAACTGAGTCCCCCTAATAACGTTTTATGGGCGTAGTTCAGGTAGGTATAGTAAGTAAAATAAATTAACTAATTAATAATATTAACTCCTTTCTTCTCCTACGTTCGTCGTTTGAATATTGGAATAACTTTAATTGCTACCAAACAATTGCTAATGCCCTTGCAAACTAAGCAAGCGCACCTTCAATGCTGAGCTATAAAACAATACACATCCATTAAAAAACTAACAAGCGAGCGGAGTAGAACTTGCAAGTTACGATAGGCGACGTAAACAACAAGCTATAGGAAATATAGCTTACCCAACTGACAGGGCAGAGAAGACTAACTACTTTGCCACGTGCGTTCTGCGCTGGTTTTTTTCTGACAATGTCCCATTTTTTTTCGCGCAGCTCTTAAGTGATCTCGTAGTGccactaaaaaaaagaaacactccgcTTACAAGCAACTAGTTAACGCTCTTGATCCCGGCCGCGGAGGcggcatttagatgggggcgaaatgtgaaaacgcctGCGTACGGTGCATTGAGTGcacttaaacaaaaaaaaaaagccagatgATCACAATTAGTACGGCGTCCCCCTACGGCGCGTGTCATAATCATATCCTGCTACTGGCATGTAAAGCACCAGAACTTAGTTTTAATTTAACGCTCTTGATAATAAGCGAAGGGGGCCTTCCACCTGCCTCCTTGAAAGCTTATGAAATTCGTATTGACACAAGGTTTTCTAACGCTCATCTCTTCTTTCGCTTCAcactcttctctttttctttttttcgagctttTTTGCGCTACAAAGCATGATGTTAAGTAAACACTAACTCGCCCAAGAAGTTATCCTTAAgggacccctcaccaggccccataaaaaagtttggttatacgctgaaagttggtACGTGTCCTCTAGGTAGTgttctgccacaatttttttttcaaatcggctccccCCATTAATACCCgggatataaatatttcagtgccgcgaacccatgatttcacaaGGCGaactccactgccaagcgagacattctctccactcgccccgtctagcctccgcaagcgaaattccttccccgcGTTCTCCCATAGCGGACCTCGAGAATCGCGTGACGCCTACGTCACAGGCGCAGCtttcatattttctttctctcctccttttctttttcttttcatttcttttcttttttttcggcgctgcgcTTTTCCGTTGACGGGGTTGCGCGCGAGTTGTATCGTTCGCGCGGCGCACGATTctgcgtgctgtgcacaaggaaaaatgactagcggtataattcagtgctacacgaatactgaggcagagcAAGCGGATTGCAGAGCATGACCACGCggtggaacacggtagaaaatggcatagtttcggtacctacgcacgtgactgcacgaccgagggaacaagcagacgaagcggaagtacagcttgcttcggtgcgaagtaaaaaaaaaaaaacacgcagacattcagtttgtttgctttcttatttctctaaactttaattggtcaattcaagcaacagatcccacaagtaacacatgttgccttgaataattctccaagtcacgtgtcaccacgagcgacgtcacactgcgcaCCCGACTACGTAGGCGTAGGGACGCGACTaggtcaccgtccggcttggagcgtggtcgccgcgagggaaagagaaaacggcgttcggattgaaatttcagacatcTCCGTGATGTGTAGGGATGTAATTCGTTGCAAACACAATCgttagcgtgcattgtatgctctacgcttgttggctcaagatggccagacccgGTGAGCGGCCCTTTAAAAAGAAAACCCTACTTCCAAGTCAAGCCTAATTTTAATAGCAGGCAATAGCGGAATTGCTCTCACTAGGCTATGACTAACACATTGCGGTgaatcttttttttcatttagaaaGCAGTTGAATTCTATTCTATTGCTTATGTTCGTGTAATCTTCATGAAAAGCTTCAATGATTTGCCGATTCTCACGGAACCAAACAAAATTGAAATTTCAGGCTATAACTTCGCAATTTTGCACTACAAGTAGGCAGGGTAATTATTTCAACTGTCAGAAAACAAATTTAACTTATCACACATGCTTTTAAAGCACACTTTCGCTCGAGTCTGATTACCAGTATGTACAACAGAGCCTCATATTGCTCCAGCCGCCTTAGGGACTTGATGTTTCCAACTGTGGTAAcaacatttttttcctttcctttctgctAACTTTTTTGCATTGTATATTGCGGCTTTATGTTTAATAGTGCATTATGGTGTCTGAAAGTTTCGTGCTGTTCTTTACAGGGTCTGGAGTGCGTTCTGAAAAGCTACAACCTCGTAAGTTGACCCCATGGCAGATATTTGAACTTCTTTCCTATTCATGTCGAAAATATTTTGGGAATTAGGCATTCTTATTCGTCATCTAATTTCGTTGTAAACAGTCAGCAAGCCTCTTAACGAACATTATGCATCTGCTCTGCCTTTCAAAAAACTACGCGAAATATTTGTACCATGATTTCAGTTGCCGCTGGCCAGttcatttttctcttttcctttgatCTCTATCATAAAGTTGTATGAAAAATTTCCAAGATCATTTGTTTATGTAAACTGATCGTGGGTTTGGtgtctttcttcatttatttttctcctaACTTTATTTTTGTTAGCAACGTTATATGCAAACCGCGCGCTTTCGGTCAACCGCTATGATGCTGACCGGTGTATGAGGCGGCCAGGTTCTTCTCAAGCTGCAACCTACAGCTTTTCTCCCTGGTCATTTTCGCAACTTTGTTGCAGAATAAATTCAGTTGAATACAATTCAGCCTATCAGAATGCGACAACCCCTACGAATTAAATGTTTGTTGTAGAATACGGTATCGTAACCGCCCATGTACTCTCTGCAGCGAAAGCGTATTGGCGTGGAGCAAAAGCGTAAAAGTCGCCTCCGATAGATACTCAGCACATTTACGCCCAAAGCTTTTCTCCTTGCTATAAAAATATTTTGAGTCAATGAAGCCATAACCAAAGCTCACAGTCGCCCAGATTGTTCTAACTTGATTTCGCTTTTCCACGTAATCGAAACAGAAAAACGCCAGTAGTACAAAGGAAAGCACGCTAAACAGGAACCGGATCCCCAACGCAAGGTTACCCGTCGCTTCAGATATTATCTACCAATTCTGCTTCATTAGTAGCCGGTCATCGCCAAGTTCCATGTATTTACTCATATCTGTAAGAAAAATGGCCTCATGAGTGCCCTTTGCAATGTTGGTGGATAAGAAACGCAAATTTAAATGGTTCGTTTTAAGCGTCGCCGCCAAGCGACTAACAGAAACGTGCATCTATGCTAAACCTGTGGCACTAAGACTGTCAAATCTTTTGGTGTTGGATATTATCGAATGCTATGATGCTGAGCGGCAGAGCCAGAACACGTATGCCGTTTAATGACAGATCTCCCGTATCCCCCTACGCGTACACTAAGGTGAATGACACCCGCGAATGCACTTACACTTTGTTGCAGTGGTACTAAGCTCAGTGCCCAAACCTCTCATTGCTCGAGTGAAACTGTGCTCCATTTATTGTGGCCCACGACATCTCAGGCCACAGCGAGTGTCTCAAGTGTGATGGTGAGGCTGCGGTGACCATATAAACGCTAAAATTCTCGACACGACAAAATGCGTGACTCGGTGATAATACGCTAGTAAGCCGCTTTGAATTTGTTATTGTATGTTGGAAGCAACACGAATAACCCTATGTATGTTCTATTGTGCGCGTAATCCGTGCTTCCAGGTTCAAAGGAACGATGTCGACTTGACCCGCATGAGGGAGCTGGCTCAGAATGTCACAAAGCCGGAACTGAGGGCTGCTTTTCAAGAGTGCCCCCAGGACGAACACAACAAAAAAGTGAGTCATGATTATTTTCTACTGGTTTCTGGGCGCT
This window encodes:
- the LOC142585041 gene encoding uncharacterized protein LOC142585041; this translates as MKTAVVFVLAACLVAVAMSAGGRASSRREDFTRWRECMAEKLPTDKAQEYENCRNHSRGTEMRKFRQGLECVLKSYNLVQRNDVDLTRMRELAQNVTKPELRAAFQECPQDEHNKKVAKAVKCVIDHLETSCPVPAGEDRE